A single genomic interval of Cellvibrio sp. PSBB023 harbors:
- a CDS encoding DUF3820 family protein, whose amino-acid sequence MDEFPFDPLLLKELVTTPMPYGKYAGHVIADIPEHYLMWMAREGMPKGKLGQLLGLMYEIRLNGLEPLLKPLR is encoded by the coding sequence ATGGATGAATTTCCCTTTGACCCCCTACTGCTCAAAGAACTGGTCACTACCCCCATGCCCTACGGCAAATATGCAGGCCATGTGATCGCCGATATTCCCGAGCACTATTTGATGTGGATGGCACGTGAAGGCATGCCCAAAGGAAAACTCGGCCAGTTGTTGGGGCTGATGTATGAAATCCGCCTCAATGGGCTGGAGCCTCTATTAAAACCCCTGCGTTAA
- a CDS encoding serine hydrolase domain-containing protein: MTINGQWLPQWQPLVDTFEANFAMGEEGAGLALVYRGELVVNIWAGQRSNKAAGLVDQPWQDDTLVNIFSAGKGLVALCILQLVAEGKLQLDASVADYWPEFAQAGKAEISVRQVMSHRAGLSAFHQHIGNEQIFDWAQMTNALALEHSWWEPGSAQGYSPFIYGWILGELVRRVSGYASFNTYFQARVAEPLGICCHFGVPDEQLDKIADTGPLKRPLGAAPASTGADSVMLGKIMKADPRGVTNRAFSNPISLMTATNSQEWRRAQIPAAGAHANASALARIYGALANGDSLLADATLPLCWAEQTFTQDQVLGLPLRFSHGFMLSQHDRPDCRYGRGARAFGHPGAGGCIGFADPDYQLGFGYVTQRMGQSLLIDERAVRLIDSAYHLLEQ; this comes from the coding sequence ATGACGATTAATGGCCAATGGTTGCCGCAGTGGCAGCCGCTTGTCGATACTTTTGAGGCTAATTTCGCAATGGGCGAGGAGGGCGCCGGTTTGGCGCTGGTGTATCGCGGCGAGCTGGTGGTGAATATCTGGGCCGGTCAGCGCAGTAATAAAGCGGCGGGATTGGTTGATCAACCCTGGCAGGACGATACGCTGGTAAATATTTTCTCCGCTGGTAAGGGATTGGTTGCGCTGTGCATATTGCAATTGGTGGCTGAGGGGAAACTCCAACTGGATGCGTCCGTCGCCGATTATTGGCCCGAGTTTGCGCAGGCAGGTAAAGCGGAGATTAGCGTCCGGCAGGTTATGAGTCATCGCGCGGGCTTGTCTGCTTTCCACCAACACATAGGCAATGAGCAGATTTTTGACTGGGCACAAATGACCAATGCCCTTGCACTGGAGCATAGCTGGTGGGAGCCGGGTAGTGCACAGGGGTATTCACCGTTTATTTATGGTTGGATTTTGGGCGAACTGGTGCGCCGTGTCAGTGGTTATGCCAGCTTCAATACGTATTTTCAGGCGCGAGTAGCAGAACCTTTGGGCATTTGCTGCCACTTTGGTGTTCCCGACGAACAGTTAGATAAGATCGCCGATACCGGGCCACTCAAGCGCCCATTGGGAGCTGCGCCTGCTTCAACGGGTGCCGATAGCGTGATGCTCGGCAAAATCATGAAGGCCGATCCGCGTGGCGTCACCAATCGCGCCTTTTCCAATCCCATTAGTTTGATGACAGCGACCAATTCGCAGGAATGGCGTCGTGCACAAATTCCGGCGGCCGGTGCCCATGCGAATGCGTCAGCATTGGCGCGTATCTATGGCGCATTGGCGAATGGCGATAGCCTCCTTGCAGATGCAACCTTGCCCCTGTGCTGGGCGGAGCAGACGTTTACACAGGATCAGGTGCTGGGTTTGCCACTGCGTTTTAGTCATGGATTTATGCTGTCCCAGCATGATCGCCCTGATTGCCGTTATGGGCGTGGTGCGCGAGCATTTGGCCACCCCGGTGCCGGCGGTTGTATTGGGTTTGCCGATCCGGATTATCAATTGGGTTTTGGCTATGTCACCCAGCGTATGGGGCAGAGTTTATTGATCGACGAGCGCGCGGTGCGTTTGATCGATAGCGCTTATCACTTGTTGGAGCAATAG
- a CDS encoding M48 family metalloprotease: MSTLFKRILTLATQRVLAPLGLASLLVSSLLVNPYASHAEIELPNLGDTSSIMISPVQEKILGQRWLRAYRSQVPTSSDPLIIDYLEQLFARLLPYSQLDDKRIDLVVAQNNTLNAFAVPGNIIGVHTGLLNYAKTENQLAAVLAHEMGHLSQRHYARRLEQQKNMMVPMLAGMLAGLVLAANSNSDAGVAAIMGTQAAAQQASLAFSRQNEQEADRIGMQTMVQAGLDPHAAADMFEEMVRANRLNRRPPEYLLTHPVSETRVADARNRAMQYARKPASDDLEFQLMRSRVRMDAEETPQIAARMFKSELDRESAHPDASRYGWVLALTRSSQFEAAREALAPLLEKEPNRVTYQIMRADIEIAAERYKAGLDIIETQLQKHPDSYPLIIRHAEALMKAGIYQQCADILDRYSRKRSNDDYVWYLLAEVNGLAGNILGVHEARAEYFILNGVYDRAQIQLRNALKLTQGNGYRTALIEERLKYVEAQMQQQGF, encoded by the coding sequence GTGTCCACGCTTTTTAAACGCATTCTTACCCTGGCGACCCAGCGCGTACTTGCGCCGCTTGGGCTGGCATCGCTACTGGTTTCCAGCCTGTTGGTGAACCCCTATGCCAGCCATGCCGAGATCGAATTACCTAACTTGGGCGACACCAGCTCCATCATGATCTCACCGGTGCAGGAGAAAATTCTGGGGCAGCGCTGGCTCAGGGCCTACCGCAGCCAGGTGCCAACCTCATCAGACCCCTTGATTATCGATTACCTGGAACAGCTATTTGCCCGCCTGCTGCCCTACAGCCAACTAGATGACAAACGCATCGATCTGGTGGTCGCACAGAATAATACGCTCAATGCCTTTGCGGTTCCTGGCAATATTATTGGTGTGCACACTGGCCTGCTCAATTACGCCAAAACCGAAAACCAACTGGCTGCCGTACTCGCCCACGAAATGGGCCACCTGAGCCAACGGCACTATGCGCGTCGCCTTGAACAGCAAAAGAATATGATGGTTCCCATGCTTGCGGGCATGCTCGCCGGCCTGGTGTTAGCTGCCAACAGCAACAGCGATGCCGGTGTTGCCGCGATTATGGGTACCCAGGCCGCCGCGCAGCAGGCATCTCTGGCATTTAGCCGTCAAAACGAGCAAGAGGCTGACCGCATCGGCATGCAAACCATGGTGCAAGCGGGGTTGGACCCTCACGCTGCGGCGGATATGTTTGAAGAAATGGTACGCGCCAACCGCCTTAACCGCCGACCACCGGAATATTTGCTAACTCACCCGGTGAGCGAGACCCGGGTTGCCGACGCGCGCAATCGCGCCATGCAATACGCACGCAAACCTGCAAGCGATGACCTGGAGTTCCAATTGATGCGCAGTCGTGTGCGGATGGATGCTGAAGAAACGCCACAAATAGCGGCGCGCATGTTTAAAAGTGAGCTGGACCGCGAATCAGCACACCCGGATGCCAGCCGCTATGGCTGGGTATTGGCGCTGACAAGATCGAGCCAGTTTGAGGCGGCGCGTGAGGCGCTGGCACCGCTGCTGGAAAAAGAACCGAATCGCGTTACTTATCAAATCATGCGGGCTGATATTGAAATTGCAGCGGAGCGTTACAAAGCCGGGCTGGACATTATCGAAACCCAATTACAAAAGCACCCCGACAGCTATCCACTGATTATTCGCCATGCCGAAGCCTTGATGAAGGCGGGAATTTACCAGCAGTGCGCCGACATCCTTGATCGCTACTCGCGCAAGCGCAGCAACGATGACTATGTGTGGTATTTACTGGCAGAAGTGAATGGCTTGGCCGGTAACATTTTGGGTGTGCATGAAGCGCGCGCAGAATATTTTATTTTGAACGGCGTTTATGATCGCGCCCAAATCCAGTTGCGCAATGCATTGAAACTGACACAAGGGAATGGCTATCGTACAGCGTTGATTGAAGAGCGCTTGAAATACGTAGAAGCACAAATGCAACAACAGGGTTTCTAA
- a CDS encoding YgiQ family radical SAM protein: MSRAEMDKLGWDSCDIIVVCGDAYVDHPSFGMAVIGRFLESQGFRVGIIAQPDWRSAEPFKALGKPNLFFGVSAGNMDSMINRYTSDLRLRSDDAYTPGGQGGKRPDRAVTVYSQRCKEAYRDVPIVLGGIEASLRRIAQYDYWSNEVRRSVLIDATADILLYGNAERAIAEVAHSLAAGKSIKELDSIRGTVVIKKEPPAGWTEIDSTRIDWPGNIDKLPNPYEYQHNAKSVVDAAQTDINNSQIGLRQLDPETMAEQIAALNPEAAEQLKTQGCPAQGIESEKAFDPNEPQPIRIIPMPLQNRSEMMDAEKVYVRLPSFDKVRKDPILYAHASRVLHQEANPYNARPMIQKHENREVWINPPPIPLETDELDGVFDLPYARVPHPIYGKQKIPAYDMIKTSVNIMRGCFGGCTFCSITEHEGRIIQSRSQESILKEIEDIRDKVPGFTGHISDLGGPTANMYRLTCKDMPTLSKCRRLSCVYPTICKNLTTSHKHTTNLYREARKIRGVNKVSVASGLRYDLAVLDPEYVKELVTHHVGGYLKIAPEHTEEGVLSQMMKPKMSSYYEFKRMFDKFSKEAGKEQFLIPYFIAAHPGTRDEDMLNLALWLKKNNFEVDQVQTFYPSPMSLATAMYVSERNPLKKLTYKSSKIAIPRGLEQRRLQKALLRYHDPANWPIIREALRAMRKPHLIGNSASALIPDEQTEARNKPRSGHNPNARAQQQKPRAGSAAKPHAKPHAKPAAKAFGDKFESAKKFNQQQTTPAKPNAKPVNGRNTPKTAAKVKPASNTVSKNSRPGKPNKPR, translated from the coding sequence ATGAGTCGTGCCGAAATGGACAAACTGGGTTGGGATAGCTGCGACATTATTGTCGTCTGCGGCGACGCCTACGTGGATCATCCAAGCTTTGGTATGGCAGTGATTGGCCGGTTTCTCGAATCCCAGGGATTTCGCGTGGGTATCATCGCCCAGCCAGACTGGCGCAGTGCCGAGCCCTTTAAAGCACTGGGCAAACCCAACCTGTTCTTTGGTGTCAGTGCGGGCAACATGGATTCCATGATTAACCGCTATACCTCTGATTTGCGCTTGCGTTCGGATGATGCCTACACACCCGGCGGCCAGGGCGGCAAACGCCCCGACCGTGCCGTCACTGTGTACAGCCAGCGCTGCAAAGAAGCTTATAGAGATGTACCCATTGTGCTGGGCGGAATCGAGGCCAGCTTGCGCCGTATCGCCCAATACGATTATTGGAGCAACGAAGTGCGCCGCTCGGTCCTGATCGATGCGACGGCGGATATTTTGTTATACGGCAATGCCGAGCGCGCGATTGCCGAAGTGGCGCATTCGCTCGCCGCCGGCAAAAGCATCAAAGAGCTGGATAGCATTCGCGGCACAGTTGTTATCAAAAAAGAACCGCCCGCCGGTTGGACTGAAATTGACTCCACACGCATCGACTGGCCAGGCAATATCGATAAATTGCCCAACCCTTATGAATACCAACATAACGCCAAATCTGTTGTGGATGCGGCGCAAACTGATATCAATAATTCGCAAATTGGTTTACGCCAACTCGACCCGGAAACAATGGCGGAACAAATCGCGGCATTGAATCCGGAAGCTGCCGAACAATTAAAGACACAAGGCTGCCCGGCACAAGGAATTGAAAGCGAAAAAGCTTTTGATCCCAATGAGCCGCAACCAATTCGCATCATTCCCATGCCACTGCAAAACCGCAGTGAAATGATGGATGCCGAAAAGGTTTACGTTCGCCTGCCCTCCTTCGACAAAGTGCGCAAAGACCCGATTCTCTATGCACATGCCTCACGAGTTTTGCATCAGGAGGCCAACCCTTACAACGCGCGCCCGATGATTCAAAAGCATGAAAACCGAGAGGTCTGGATTAACCCGCCACCGATTCCACTCGAAACCGATGAGCTGGATGGTGTTTTTGATTTGCCTTACGCACGCGTGCCACATCCAATCTACGGCAAACAAAAAATCCCCGCCTACGACATGATTAAAACCTCAGTGAATATCATGCGTGGGTGTTTTGGCGGCTGCACCTTTTGTTCAATCACCGAGCACGAAGGCCGCATTATCCAAAGCCGTTCGCAGGAATCCATCCTCAAAGAAATTGAAGATATCCGCGATAAAGTGCCAGGTTTTACCGGCCATATTTCGGACCTGGGTGGCCCTACGGCAAATATGTATCGCCTTACCTGTAAAGATATGCCGACGCTCTCCAAGTGCCGTCGCTTGTCGTGTGTGTATCCAACGATTTGTAAAAATTTAACTACCAGCCATAAACACACCACCAATTTGTATCGCGAAGCACGCAAAATTCGCGGTGTTAATAAAGTGTCTGTCGCATCGGGTTTGCGTTACGACTTGGCAGTACTCGATCCCGAATACGTAAAAGAATTGGTGACCCATCATGTGGGCGGTTATTTAAAAATCGCACCGGAACACACAGAAGAAGGTGTGCTTTCGCAAATGATGAAACCGAAAATGAGCAGCTACTACGAATTCAAACGCATGTTTGATAAATTTTCGAAAGAAGCCGGGAAAGAACAATTTTTAATTCCCTACTTCATTGCCGCTCACCCCGGCACGCGCGATGAAGACATGCTCAACCTCGCACTCTGGTTAAAGAAAAACAACTTTGAAGTGGACCAGGTACAAACCTTTTATCCGTCGCCTATGTCATTGGCAACGGCTATGTATGTGAGCGAACGCAATCCGCTGAAAAAGTTAACTTACAAGAGCAGTAAAATTGCTATCCCTCGCGGTTTGGAACAACGCCGCTTGCAAAAAGCGTTGCTGCGTTATCACGATCCTGCCAACTGGCCAATCATTCGCGAAGCCTTGCGCGCTATGCGCAAACCGCACTTGATTGGCAACAGCGCCTCCGCCTTAATACCGGATGAGCAAACTGAAGCGCGCAACAAACCACGCAGCGGGCACAACCCCAATGCGCGTGCGCAGCAGCAAAAACCGCGCGCCGGTAGCGCTGCAAAACCTCATGCAAAACC
- a CDS encoding SlyX family protein: MSDFQEQLIELQTRVAYQEDTLAQLNDVIARQDAELIQLKQQLRLIAQRLDELSRNPAQGDGEVMDERPPHY; encoded by the coding sequence ATGTCTGATTTTCAGGAACAATTAATTGAACTCCAAACCCGCGTGGCTTATCAGGAGGATACCTTGGCGCAGTTAAACGATGTGATTGCCCGTCAGGATGCCGAGCTGATCCAACTCAAGCAGCAGCTGCGTCTAATTGCGCAGCGCTTGGACGAGTTGAGCCGCAATCCGGCGCAGGGCGATGGTGAAGTGATGGATGAACGCCCGCCGCATTACTGA
- a CDS encoding EAL domain-containing protein, whose product MQHSNPSGNPAILLSANPALENALDAATTAPWCMDVLSGELQVTAQHLNSLAAFFVPLNHISALLQHLRKADRYLFLQAFNTDPQDQDYQRLRSCDVRLPISDGEQVVETVVRFVGRLQAPVPGVNARVFEGLIVAASHWLAQPSDEYALQFLSGLFAESPIPSFITDKQGVLININDACARLFHLSHRQAEQATGFYSILRDKHLQADAEQAAAVQSVYLHGCTHTLEMSYSLGNIHRSRFICDKQIHFRVSFLPIPDRQGNIAQVLVQLQDLSREKSARDALQESEASYKAFITNSSEAIWCYDMQPPVAVCAGLEEQVQQIARCARLVEANKVLINMLGVESLDEIIGSGLIDSGSKNYVFDIHYFVKNHYLMVDHDIVRQDSRGKNFYFQICCTGIVEDGYLKRVWGTTKDITARRRYEEKLRYQSFHDSLTALPNREKLYADMQTCFEQRSAEQISALLLIDLDRFKEINDTLGHNVGDHLLQLIGPRLANEMSEIPGTVARLGGDEFAVFLPRIRSTHQAVVFGHRLLDALSQEFDLDGFTTQISASIGISISPHQAQDQHALMRYADIAMYYAKGQMLGLAIYSAEYDPHSTKRLSIISELGRAIRENQLCLYYQPKVLLDEQRCYGFEALIRWIHPELGFVSPVDFIPMAELTTLIHQLTAWVLEKAIEQCRSWQDQGMSLSIAVNLSARNLMDDNIPKLVERLLLKYKLPAARLELEITESSIMTDPARALRNLDALHALGVHLAIDDFGTGYSSLAYLKRLPVQTLKIDSSFVRTMLDDLQDELIVNSTIHLAHNLGLMVVAEGVENEALLNRLREMGCDEAQGFFIGKPMAVVNANEWLVESGWVKQPPQ is encoded by the coding sequence ATGCAGCATTCCAATCCATCGGGTAATCCGGCCATCTTATTGTCGGCCAATCCCGCTCTTGAAAATGCATTGGATGCTGCCACTACCGCCCCTTGGTGCATGGATGTGTTGAGTGGTGAACTACAAGTTACCGCGCAACACCTCAATTCCCTCGCCGCGTTTTTTGTTCCCCTGAATCATATTTCTGCACTGTTACAACATCTCCGTAAAGCCGATAGATACCTTTTTTTGCAAGCGTTTAATACCGACCCACAGGATCAGGACTATCAGCGTTTGCGTTCGTGCGATGTGCGCCTTCCCATTAGCGATGGCGAGCAGGTGGTGGAAACGGTGGTGCGTTTTGTCGGGCGTTTACAAGCGCCGGTTCCGGGCGTTAATGCCCGTGTATTTGAAGGGTTGATAGTCGCGGCCTCCCATTGGTTGGCCCAGCCGAGCGATGAATATGCATTGCAGTTTTTATCGGGGTTATTTGCAGAAAGTCCTATTCCCAGTTTCATCACCGATAAACAGGGCGTGTTGATCAACATCAATGATGCTTGTGCGCGTCTGTTTCATTTGTCCCACCGTCAGGCAGAGCAGGCCACTGGTTTTTACTCCATCTTGCGCGACAAACACCTGCAGGCTGATGCGGAGCAGGCTGCGGCAGTGCAATCTGTTTATTTGCACGGATGTACACACACCTTGGAGATGAGTTATTCCCTTGGCAATATCCATCGCAGTCGTTTTATTTGCGATAAGCAGATCCATTTTCGCGTGAGTTTTTTACCCATACCGGATCGGCAGGGAAATATTGCGCAGGTGCTAGTGCAGCTGCAGGATTTATCCCGTGAAAAAAGTGCACGGGATGCACTGCAGGAAAGTGAAGCAAGTTACAAAGCATTTATCACCAATAGTTCGGAAGCCATTTGGTGCTATGACATGCAGCCACCCGTTGCGGTCTGCGCCGGTTTAGAGGAGCAAGTACAGCAAATAGCGCGTTGCGCGCGTTTGGTGGAGGCCAACAAAGTCCTCATCAATATGCTCGGTGTAGAGTCGCTTGATGAGATTATTGGCTCGGGGCTGATTGACAGCGGCTCAAAAAATTACGTCTTTGATATTCACTATTTTGTGAAAAATCACTACCTCATGGTGGATCACGATATAGTGCGTCAGGACTCGCGTGGTAAAAATTTTTACTTTCAGATTTGTTGCACCGGCATAGTGGAAGATGGCTACCTAAAACGGGTGTGGGGTACAACAAAAGATATTACCGCGCGTCGTCGCTACGAAGAAAAACTGCGTTACCAATCCTTTCATGATTCACTCACGGCTTTGCCCAATCGCGAAAAACTCTATGCCGATATGCAAACCTGTTTTGAGCAACGCAGTGCGGAACAAATCAGCGCTTTGTTGTTAATTGACCTGGATCGCTTCAAGGAAATTAACGATACTCTGGGTCACAATGTTGGCGATCATTTGTTGCAATTAATTGGCCCGCGCCTGGCCAATGAAATGTCGGAAATTCCCGGTACGGTGGCACGCTTGGGAGGGGATGAGTTTGCCGTGTTTTTGCCGCGTATTCGCAGCACCCATCAAGCGGTGGTATTTGGGCATCGGCTTCTGGATGCTTTATCCCAGGAGTTTGATCTGGATGGTTTTACCACACAAATTTCCGCCAGTATTGGTATTTCCATCTCGCCTCATCAGGCACAAGACCAGCACGCACTAATGCGTTATGCGGATATCGCCATGTATTACGCCAAAGGCCAAATGTTGGGGCTGGCGATTTACAGTGCAGAATACGATCCGCACTCCACCAAGCGATTATCGATTATCAGCGAGTTGGGTCGTGCTATTCGCGAGAACCAGTTGTGTTTGTATTACCAGCCCAAAGTCTTGCTGGATGAACAACGCTGTTATGGTTTTGAAGCCCTGATTCGCTGGATTCATCCGGAATTGGGGTTTGTATCGCCCGTCGATTTTATTCCCATGGCCGAGTTGACCACATTGATTCACCAGCTCACCGCCTGGGTTCTGGAAAAAGCGATTGAGCAGTGCCGCAGTTGGCAGGATCAGGGCATGTCGTTAAGCATTGCGGTGAATCTCTCGGCGCGCAATTTGATGGATGACAATATTCCCAAATTGGTTGAACGCTTATTGCTCAAATATAAATTGCCCGCCGCGCGCTTGGAGCTGGAAATTACCGAAAGCTCAATCATGACTGACCCCGCCAGGGCATTACGTAATCTGGATGCGCTGCATGCGTTGGGGGTGCATCTGGCAATTGATGATTTTGGCACAGGTTATTCATCACTGGCTTATTTAAAACGCTTGCCGGTGCAAACACTGAAAATAGACAGCTCTTTTGTGCGCACCATGCTTGACGATTTGCAGGACGAATTAATCGTCAACTCGACGATTCACCTGGCCCATAACCTTGGTTTGATGGTTGTCGCTGAGGGAGTGGAAAATGAGGCCTTGTTGAATCGCCTGCGCGAGATGGGTTGCGATGAAGCGCAAGGATTTTTTATTGGCAAGCCAATGGCTGTGGTTAATGCCAATGAGTGGTTGGTTGAATCAGGTTGGGTCAAACAGCCGCCGCAATAG
- a CDS encoding sulfurtransferase TusA family protein → MPLLKAKQALRDLPPAAVLRVLATDAGSVRDFQAYASISGIELVAHEARDGVYCYLLRKPLVSSP, encoded by the coding sequence ATGCCCTTGTTAAAAGCCAAGCAGGCCTTGCGTGACTTGCCGCCTGCAGCGGTGTTGAGGGTGCTGGCTACCGATGCGGGATCGGTGCGCGATTTTCAGGCTTATGCATCAATTAGCGGTATTGAATTGGTGGCGCATGAGGCGCGCGACGGGGTGTATTGCTACCTGCTGAGAAAGCCGCTTGTATCATCGCCATGA
- the yciH gene encoding stress response translation initiation inhibitor YciH → MSKDKNSRLVYSTETGRIKEEKPVASIPQGDGIVRIRRETAGRNGKGVTTITGVPLDEAKLKDLAKALKVTCGVGGSLKDGIIEIQGDQRDKLKAELEKRGFTVKLAGG, encoded by the coding sequence ATGAGCAAAGATAAAAACTCTCGCCTCGTCTACTCCACCGAGACAGGCCGAATCAAAGAAGAAAAACCCGTTGCTAGCATTCCTCAAGGCGATGGCATAGTACGAATCCGCCGTGAGACCGCCGGTCGCAATGGCAAGGGCGTTACAACTATCACCGGCGTGCCGCTCGATGAAGCTAAACTCAAAGACCTCGCCAAAGCCTTGAAAGTCACCTGTGGCGTTGGCGGCTCTCTCAAAGATGGCATCATAGAAATTCAGGGCGACCAGCGCGACAAACTCAAGGCCGAACTGGAAAAGCGCGGCTTCACCGTCAAACTGGCCGGTGGTTGA
- a CDS encoding energy transducer TonB has translation MDNELFLQITDTSLKIGLGALIAAVTAWVVLRKANHQPMTSQRDNRRLQILEEVSTQVGTVTHIFAKYSSLVVESIQFGERWPQTRRAELEAVNTELVDEFKKLAEAEAKLLMLGEKNLERSLRLYGAKIAVYRKQVYVGRKDISLEQITALKNTIVQVREQFYDMLSRKYDRLLANA, from the coding sequence ATGGACAACGAACTGTTTTTACAAATCACCGATACCTCGCTCAAAATTGGCTTGGGCGCGCTGATCGCCGCCGTTACGGCTTGGGTTGTGCTGCGCAAAGCTAATCACCAACCAATGACCAGCCAGCGGGACAACCGCCGCCTGCAGATTTTGGAAGAAGTCTCCACCCAGGTCGGCACAGTAACCCACATATTCGCCAAATATTCGTCACTGGTCGTGGAATCTATCCAATTTGGCGAACGCTGGCCGCAAACACGCCGCGCGGAGCTGGAAGCAGTCAATACCGAATTGGTGGACGAATTTAAAAAACTGGCAGAAGCAGAAGCCAAGTTATTGATGCTAGGCGAAAAAAACCTGGAGCGCAGCCTGCGCTTATACGGCGCCAAGATCGCTGTGTACCGCAAACAGGTTTATGTTGGCCGTAAGGATATTTCGCTGGAACAAATAACCGCGCTCAAAAACACCATCGTTCAGGTGCGCGAGCAGTTTTATGACATGCTCAGCCGCAAATATGACAGATTATTGGCGAATGCATAA
- a CDS encoding rhodanese-like domain-containing protein codes for MLQHVYRFVITGLLLLMSTQILASDIWIDVRTTEEFNAGHIEGAAHIPYEEIAARISEITTDKNATIHLYCRSGNRSGIAQQTLQAMGFKNAINEGGYEALLQQQANQ; via the coding sequence ATGCTGCAGCACGTTTATCGTTTCGTTATTACAGGTCTATTACTGCTTATGTCTACTCAAATACTTGCCAGCGACATCTGGATTGATGTGCGCACCACTGAAGAATTCAACGCCGGTCATATCGAAGGGGCAGCCCATATACCCTACGAGGAAATCGCCGCCCGCATCAGTGAAATCACCACCGATAAAAATGCCACCATCCACCTTTACTGCCGTTCCGGCAACCGCTCTGGTATTGCACAACAAACCCTGCAGGCAATGGGGTTTAAAAATGCAATCAATGAAGGCGGCTATGAAGCGCTGTTACAACAACAGGCTAATCAGTAA